The proteins below come from a single Hemiscyllium ocellatum isolate sHemOce1 chromosome 24, sHemOce1.pat.X.cur, whole genome shotgun sequence genomic window:
- the LOC132827433 gene encoding 26S proteasome complex subunit SEM1-like — protein sequence MKVSAADELKLAQLGDVTDLKETVNDDTSELDRKLPEGLGLLDEDVEFKKFAAEGWTGLAEDAYVLKDSKDNNNAEDDFSHQLRTKVGKFGYKIETS from the exons AtgaaggtttcagcagcagatgagctgaaacTGGCTCAATTAGGTGATGTTACAGATTTGAAAGAGACAGTTAATGATGACACCAGTGAG TTGGATAGGAAGCTGCCAGAAGGCCTTGGCTTATTGGACGAAGATGTTGAGTTCAAGAAGTTCGCTGCTGAAGGCTGGACTGGTTTGGCTGAAGATGCCTATGTCTTGAAAGATTCCAAGGATAATAACAATGCAGAGGATGATTTTTCTCATCAGTTAAGAACTAAAGTTGGAAAATTTGGATACAAGATTGAAACCTCGTAG